The nucleotide window ATCACGATCGGCCTCATCACCAAGACCGACACCAATCCATTCTTCGTGAAGATGAAGGAAGGCGCCGAGAAAGAGGCCAAGGCCAAAGGCGTCAAGCTGATGACCGCGGCCGGAAAGTTCGACGGCGACAACGCGAGCCAGGTCACCGCGATGGAGAACATGATCGCCGCCGGGGTCAAAGGCATCCTGATCGTCCCGAGCGACACCAAGGCGATCGTGCCGAGCCTCGCGAAGGCGCGTGCCAAGGGCATCGACGTGATCGCGCTCGACACGCCTCCCGACCCGCAGAGCTCCGCCGACGCGCTGTTCGCCACCGACAACCTCACCGCCGGCACGCTGATCGGCAAGTACGCCAAGAGCGTCGAGGGCGCCAAGCCGGTCAAGATCGCGATGCTGGACCTGAACCCGGGGATCACCGTCGGCGTGCTCCGGCACAACGGGTTCCTCCAGGGGTACGGGATCACCGGCAGCGACCCGAGCATCGTCTGCACCCAGTACACCGCCGGTGACCAGGCCAAGGGCCAGACCGCGATGGAGAACTGCCTGCAGAAGGACCCCGGTATCAACCTCGTCTACACGATCAACGAGCCGGCCGCGCTGGGCGCGTACACGGCGCTCAAGGCGGCCGGCAAGACCGCGACGACGATGATCGTGTCGATCGACGGCGGGTGCTCCGGCGTCAAGGCCGTTCAGTCGGGACAGATCGCGGCGACCGCGCAGCAGTACCCGCTGAAGATGGCAAGCCAGGGCGTGGACTCCATCGTCGCCTGGGCCAAGGGCGGCAAGAAGGCGAGCGGCTACACCGACACGGGCGTCAACCTCATCACCGCGAAGCCACAGCCGGGACTGGACTCCAAGGACGTCCAGTTCGGCCTGGCCAACTGCTGGGGCTGAGCAAATGTCCGACACGACCGAGACGAGCGTCACGGACCGCACCGAGCAGGTGCGGTCCGCCTCCGCGAAGGTCACCCGCTTCGCCACGCTGCCGACCGTGGGCCCCCTCGCGGCGCTCCTGCTGGCCTGCCTGTTCTTCTCGCTGAGCACCGACCGCTTCCTGACCGGCGGCAACCTCTCGCTGGTCGTCCAGCAGGTGATGGAGGTGGGCACACTCGCCATCGGCCAGACGGTGGTGATCCTCACGGCCGGCATCGACCTGTCGAACGGCGCGGCGATGGCGTTCGGCACCATCGTGATGACCCGGCTCGCGGTCGGCGGCCTGCCGGCCCCGTTGGCGATCCTGCTGGGCATCGGCGTGTGCGCGGCGTTCGGCGCGCTGAACGGCACGCTGGTCACGATGGCCCGGCTGCCCGCGTTCATCGTCACCCTCGGCACGCTGAACATCGCCTTCGCCCTGACCCACA belongs to Actinoallomurus bryophytorum and includes:
- a CDS encoding sugar ABC transporter substrate-binding protein, which translates into the protein MKYGISSRLGCFAAVLALSITAVGCGSGAKGSNKDITIGLITKTDTNPFFVKMKEGAEKEAKAKGVKLMTAAGKFDGDNASQVTAMENMIAAGVKGILIVPSDTKAIVPSLAKARAKGIDVIALDTPPDPQSSADALFATDNLTAGTLIGKYAKSVEGAKPVKIAMLDLNPGITVGVLRHNGFLQGYGITGSDPSIVCTQYTAGDQAKGQTAMENCLQKDPGINLVYTINEPAALGAYTALKAAGKTATTMIVSIDGGCSGVKAVQSGQIAATAQQYPLKMASQGVDSIVAWAKGGKKASGYTDTGVNLITAKPQPGLDSKDVQFGLANCWG